One genomic window of Inquilinus sp. KBS0705 includes the following:
- a CDS encoding DUF5009 domain-containing protein, whose product MSNLINRIRSIDAFRAVTMFLMIFVNDLDGVPNTPQWLKHAGVMEDALGLADTIFPAFLFIVGLSIPYAFEKRLKKNDTQIPIRIISRSFALVFIGFFHANMETYNEATTLLPRPVWESLATFSFFFIFLDYGKSTPLKRYLLQGFGVALLIAVCAVYKSSDPGHPWLHLTWWGILGLIGWAYLLCAFIYYFSNGVLWVQAAAWIFFMFFNIDVHFGMLNFLAPVQKYVWIAGNGAMQAFTMAGVFVTVLYMRLKQNNEVKMLWWAMLLMAVILFNLGFIVRYFSGGISKARDTPSWVLICTGISLVVYAGFAFLVDFKNKYNWFKAIEPAGTSTFTCYLLPFLFYPLYQMTDWGYPEYLEQGMGGLIRCLLFSFVIVWLTGLLEKINVKLKI is encoded by the coding sequence ATGAGTAATTTAATTAACCGTATACGGTCAATTGACGCTTTTCGTGCGGTTACCATGTTCCTGATGATCTTTGTTAACGATCTTGATGGGGTGCCAAATACGCCCCAATGGCTCAAACACGCCGGCGTAATGGAAGATGCATTGGGCTTAGCCGATACCATATTCCCGGCCTTTTTATTTATAGTGGGCCTGTCCATCCCCTATGCCTTCGAAAAACGATTAAAAAAGAATGATACGCAAATACCCATCCGCATCATATCCCGTTCTTTCGCGCTGGTATTTATCGGCTTTTTTCACGCTAATATGGAAACCTATAACGAAGCAACCACCCTTTTGCCGCGGCCCGTGTGGGAAAGCCTGGCCACCTTTAGCTTCTTTTTTATCTTTTTAGATTATGGTAAAAGCACACCGCTAAAGCGCTATTTACTACAAGGTTTTGGCGTAGCACTGCTAATAGCCGTTTGTGCGGTATACAAAAGCTCCGACCCGGGGCACCCCTGGCTGCATTTAACCTGGTGGGGCATATTAGGGCTTATAGGCTGGGCCTATTTACTTTGCGCGTTCATCTACTATTTTTCAAACGGGGTGCTTTGGGTACAAGCCGCAGCCTGGATATTTTTTATGTTTTTTAATATAGATGTTCATTTTGGCATGCTCAATTTTTTGGCGCCGGTACAAAAATATGTTTGGATAGCCGGCAACGGCGCTATGCAGGCATTTACAATGGCGGGGGTATTTGTAACGGTACTTTATATGCGCCTTAAACAAAACAACGAGGTTAAAATGCTGTGGTGGGCTATGTTGTTGATGGCCGTTATATTATTTAACCTGGGTTTTATTGTGCGTTATTTTAGCGGTGGCATATCAAAAGCAAGGGATACCCCGTCGTGGGTATTAATATGTACCGGGATAAGCCTGGTGGTATATGCCGGGTTTGCCTTTTTAGTAGACTTTAAAAACAAATACAATTGGTTTAAAGCCATAGAACCTGCAGGTACCAGTACATTTACCTGTTATTTGCTTCCGTTTTTGTTTTACCCGCTTTATCAAATGACCGACTGGGGGTATCCGGAATACCTAGAGCAAGGTATGGGCGGGCTTATCAGGTGCCTGTTGTTTTCCTTTGTAATTGTGTGGTTAACCGGCCTGTTAGAAAAAATAAACGTAAAGCTTAAGATCTAA
- the tatC gene encoding twin-arginine translocase subunit TatC: MSDNKIIKAIKEKGQSMEAEMSFFDHLEALRWHLVRSAIAIVVFTCLAFYFYDFIFDTIIMGPSKPEFWTYRMLCDLGAWLHRDGFCITKINISLLNTEMAGQFTLEINSALLIGITAGFPYLLWELWRFIKPALHEKERKAARGFVIYATFLFLLGVLFGYFVITPESINFLSSFTVSSQIENKFSVDSYLSSVATLTLATGIVFELPIIVYVLSSLGVLTQKFMRETRRYAVVVILIIAAVVTPTPDMLTMTIVSIPLFILYEIGILVAGVVEKRKLARENAA; this comes from the coding sequence ATGAGCGACAACAAAATAATAAAAGCGATTAAGGAAAAGGGCCAGAGCATGGAGGCCGAGATGTCATTTTTCGATCACCTGGAAGCTTTAAGATGGCATTTGGTTCGCTCGGCAATAGCCATTGTTGTTTTTACCTGCCTTGCATTTTACTTTTACGATTTTATATTCGATACCATTATTATGGGCCCCTCAAAGCCCGAGTTTTGGACTTATCGGATGCTTTGCGATTTAGGCGCCTGGTTGCACCGCGATGGCTTTTGCATAACTAAGATCAATATCAGCCTGCTTAATACCGAGATGGCCGGTCAGTTCACTTTAGAGATCAATTCTGCGTTATTAATTGGTATCACAGCGGGCTTCCCTTATTTGCTTTGGGAGCTATGGCGTTTTATAAAACCTGCTTTGCATGAAAAAGAACGCAAAGCGGCGAGAGGCTTTGTAATTTATGCTACGTTTCTATTTTTACTGGGCGTATTGTTTGGATACTTTGTTATTACACCAGAATCCATTAACTTTTTATCAAGCTTTACGGTTAGCTCCCAAATTGAAAATAAATTCTCAGTCGACTCTTACTTATCCTCAGTAGCAACACTTACGCTGGCAACCGGCATAGTGTTCGAGTTGCCTATCATCGTTTATGTATTATCGTCATTAGGCGTATTAACGCAAAAATTCATGCGTGAAACACGCAGGTATGCGGTAGTAGTGATCTTGATTATCGCAGCTGTTGTTACGCCTACCCCGGATATGCTAACCATGACCATTGTGAGTATCCCACTTTTCATTTTGTATGAAATTGGTATCCTTGTGGCAGGGGTTGTCGAAAAAAGAAAGTTAGCCCGCGAAAACGCCGCTTAA
- a CDS encoding RpiB/LacA/LacB family sugar-phosphate isomerase, translating to MKKGLNIAIGADHAGFEYKEALKTIFADDINFKDFGTYSADSADYPDFAHPVASGVENGEFDFGILLCGSANGVAMTANKHQNIRAAICWRHELAIPARTHNNANVLCLPARHMSIDEAKKTIEVFLTEEFEGGRHATRVNKISC from the coding sequence ATGAAAAAAGGGTTAAACATTGCTATTGGCGCCGACCATGCCGGCTTTGAATATAAAGAAGCATTAAAAACCATTTTTGCCGACGATATCAACTTTAAAGATTTCGGTACCTACTCTGCCGATTCGGCCGACTACCCCGATTTTGCCCATCCGGTTGCCTCGGGCGTTGAAAATGGCGAGTTTGATTTTGGCATTTTACTATGCGGTAGTGCCAACGGCGTTGCCATGACGGCTAATAAGCACCAAAATATACGCGCTGCCATATGCTGGAGACACGAGCTGGCAATACCGGCACGCACCCATAACAATGCCAATGTGCTTTGCTTACCCGCCCGTCATATGAGCATTGATGAGGCCAAAAAAACAATAGAGGTTTTTTTAACCGAAGAATTTGAGGGTGGCAGGCATGCTACCAGGGTAAATAAAATTAGTTGCTAA
- a CDS encoding DUF177 domain-containing protein — translation MKSLRTYSIPFTGLKLGKHYFEYAIGDAFFAEFDYSLVKNADLNCKLELEKQETMLILNFDISGTINATCDKCLSAYPQPLDIHEQQIARFTDEELGEDDEIITLGKNDHEINISGLIYEYVNVAVPFINTCGDEGNTEYCDREMLDSLNKLAANDEQTEKTDPRWEALKKLK, via the coding sequence TTGAAATCGCTAAGAACATATTCGATACCTTTTACAGGCTTAAAGCTGGGGAAGCATTACTTTGAATATGCTATTGGAGACGCTTTTTTTGCTGAATTTGATTATTCACTTGTAAAAAATGCCGATCTGAATTGCAAGTTGGAGTTAGAAAAACAGGAAACAATGCTTATCCTAAATTTTGATATATCGGGCACCATAAATGCCACTTGCGATAAATGCTTATCGGCCTATCCACAACCATTGGATATTCACGAACAGCAAATAGCCCGTTTTACCGATGAAGAATTGGGAGAGGACGATGAGATTATAACCCTGGGTAAAAACGATCACGAGATCAATATATCCGGGCTGATATACGAATATGTAAACGTTGCCGTGCCATTTATTAACACATGTGGCGATGAGGGCAACACCGAATATTGTGACAGGGAAATGCTGGATAGCCTTAACAAGCTTGCAGCAAATGATGAACAAACCGAGAAGACTGACCCGAGATGGGAAGCGCTCAAAAAACTTAAATAA
- the pdxA gene encoding 4-hydroxythreonine-4-phosphate dehydrogenase PdxA: protein MSDKPKIGISIGDVNGIGLEIIIKTLSDSKIYDYCTPVVYGHTKVASFHRRLTHINEFSFNVIDHASNAQHRKPNMINCWEEDVRIEPGRVTAEGGKYAYISLQKATDDLLSGNIDGLVTAPINKDNIQNEEFSFPGHTEYLQHRDNKDESLMFLVSDTLRVGVVTGHIPVSKIAASITGEKIVNKLKLMNASLQNDFWIRKPKIAVLGLNPHASDNGLIGNEENETIIPAIEEARNNDILAFGPYPADGFFANGTYLQFDAVLAMYHDQGLIPFKQIAFESGVNYTAGLSFVRTSPDHGTAYDIAGKNVASDISFREALFTAIHIIKHRRETADLNENPLVFSKLSRDRD from the coding sequence ATGAGCGATAAACCTAAAATAGGCATAAGTATAGGCGACGTTAACGGGATAGGATTAGAAATAATTATTAAAACCTTATCGGATAGTAAGATATACGACTACTGCACACCGGTTGTTTACGGGCATACCAAGGTTGCATCGTTCCACAGGCGCTTAACGCATATTAACGAGTTTAGCTTTAATGTGATAGACCACGCGTCAAATGCCCAACACCGCAAACCCAACATGATCAATTGCTGGGAAGAAGATGTACGCATTGAGCCGGGCCGGGTAACTGCCGAAGGCGGAAAGTATGCCTACATATCCTTGCAAAAAGCAACTGATGATCTATTGAGCGGCAATATTGATGGGCTGGTTACCGCACCTATAAATAAAGACAATATACAAAACGAAGAGTTTAGCTTCCCGGGCCATACCGAATATTTGCAGCATAGGGACAATAAGGACGAATCGTTAATGTTTTTAGTGAGCGATACGCTGCGCGTTGGCGTAGTTACCGGGCATATACCGGTATCAAAAATTGCGGCAAGCATTACCGGCGAAAAAATTGTTAACAAGCTTAAGTTAATGAATGCCAGTTTGCAAAATGATTTTTGGATACGTAAGCCCAAAATTGCCGTGCTTGGTTTAAACCCGCACGCAAGCGATAACGGCCTGATAGGTAACGAAGAGAACGAAACTATAATACCCGCTATAGAAGAAGCAAGAAATAACGACATACTGGCCTTTGGCCCGTACCCTGCTGATGGGTTTTTTGCCAATGGCACCTATTTGCAGTTTGATGCTGTTTTAGCCATGTATCACGACCAGGGACTTATTCCGTTTAAACAAATAGCTTTTGAATCGGGCGTAAATTATACAGCTGGATTAAGTTTTGTGCGTACATCGCCCGACCATGGAACAGCCTATGATATTGCCGGAAAAAATGTAGCGTCGGATATATCTTTCCGTGAGGCATTATTTACAGCCATACATATTATAAAACACCGCCGCGAAACAGCCGACCTAAACGAAAACCCCTTAGTATTTTCGAAGCTGAGCAGAGACAGGGACTAA
- the rpmF gene encoding 50S ribosomal protein L32 encodes MAHPKRKISKSRRDKRRTHYKAEAPTLTTCQTTGAVHLPHRAYTVDGNVYFNGKILIEKAVAV; translated from the coding sequence ATGGCACATCCAAAACGTAAAATTTCAAAATCAAGAAGAGATAAACGCAGAACGCACTATAAAGCAGAAGCGCCTACTTTAACTACTTGCCAAACTACTGGTGCGGTACATTTGCCACACAGAGCTTATACTGTTGATGGTAATGTATACTTCAACGGAAAAATACTTATTGAAAAGGCCGTAGCAGTTTAA
- the plsX gene encoding phosphate acyltransferase PlsX, with protein MKIGLDIMGGDFAPKAAVLGAIEAYKVLSAGQQLVLIGDKDIATAILQENNVSPDHFEFVHTTEVIGMGEHPTKAIVQKPNSSISVGFQLLKENAIQAFSSAGNTGAMLVGSMFSVKTIPGVIRPAMTTIVPKLKGGLGIILDVGANADCKPDVLLQFGVLGSLLAESVYGIANPRIALMNIGEEEEKGNLLSQATYPLMKDTKLFNFVGNVEGRDLFEDNNDVVVCDGFTGNVILKLAESFYVITLKKKLKDEFFDRFNYEQYGGSPILGVNAPVVVGHGISSPEAIKNMVLLSKNMIETNLIDKIKLAFQ; from the coding sequence ATGAAGATTGGCTTAGACATTATGGGCGGTGATTTCGCCCCCAAGGCGGCTGTTTTAGGGGCAATTGAAGCTTATAAAGTTTTATCTGCCGGGCAGCAGCTGGTACTTATTGGCGATAAAGATATTGCCACTGCAATTCTTCAGGAAAATAATGTTAGCCCCGATCATTTCGAGTTTGTGCATACAACCGAAGTGATAGGTATGGGCGAGCATCCCACTAAGGCTATTGTACAAAAGCCCAATTCGAGCATAAGTGTTGGTTTTCAGTTGCTAAAAGAGAATGCGATACAAGCATTCTCATCGGCCGGAAACACTGGTGCAATGCTGGTTGGCTCTATGTTCAGCGTAAAAACCATCCCCGGTGTAATACGCCCGGCCATGACTACCATTGTACCCAAACTTAAAGGCGGTTTGGGTATTATTTTAGATGTAGGTGCCAATGCCGATTGTAAGCCCGATGTGCTTTTACAATTTGGCGTTTTAGGCAGCCTGCTTGCCGAATCTGTTTATGGTATCGCAAACCCTCGCATAGCGCTGATGAACATTGGCGAAGAGGAAGAAAAAGGCAACCTGCTTAGCCAGGCTACCTATCCGCTAATGAAAGATACCAAGCTTTTTAACTTTGTAGGTAATGTAGAAGGCCGCGACCTGTTTGAAGATAATAACGACGTTGTTGTTTGCGACGGATTTACCGGAAACGTTATACTTAAGCTTGCCGAAAGCTTTTATGTAATTACCTTAAAGAAAAAACTAAAAGACGAATTTTTTGACCGCTTTAACTACGAGCAATATGGTGGCAGCCCAATATTAGGGGTAAATGCCCCCGTTGTTGTTGGGCACGGCATATCAAGCCCCGAGGCGATAAAAAACATGGTGCTGCTGTCAAAAAACATGATCGAAACCAACCTGATAGATAAAATTAAACTGGCTTTTCAGTAA
- a CDS encoding ketoacyl-ACP synthase III, which translates to MSKIHAAITAVNGYVPEYVLTNQELETMVETNDEWITSRTGIKERRILKGEGLGTSDMAVPAVEGLLKKRGISAEEIDLIIFCTTTPDLPFPATANILAHKIGAKNAWGYDLQAACSGFIFGLATGAQFIESGKHTKVLVVGGDKMSAIINYEDRATCIIFGDGCGCALLEPNTEGYGIIDSVLKSDGAGSQLLYQKAGGSVHPASHQTVDAKEHYAYQEGQAVFKFAVTNMADVAAEVMERNSLTADDIAWLVPHQANKRIIDATAARTGVSADKVIVNIERYGNTTNGTIPLCLWEWESKFKKGDNLLLAAFGGGFTWGSIYLKWAY; encoded by the coding sequence ATGAGCAAAATTCATGCTGCTATTACCGCTGTAAATGGTTACGTACCCGAGTATGTTTTAACCAACCAGGAACTGGAAACAATGGTAGAGACCAATGACGAATGGATAACCAGTCGTACAGGGATTAAAGAACGCAGGATACTAAAGGGCGAAGGCCTTGGCACATCAGATATGGCAGTGCCTGCTGTCGAAGGATTGCTTAAAAAACGCGGCATAAGCGCCGAAGAGATCGACCTGATCATTTTTTGTACTACCACCCCCGATCTTCCTTTCCCGGCTACGGCAAATATACTGGCACATAAAATTGGTGCAAAAAACGCCTGGGGATACGACCTGCAAGCAGCTTGCTCGGGCTTTATATTTGGCCTGGCTACCGGCGCTCAGTTTATCGAAAGCGGCAAACATACCAAAGTATTGGTAGTAGGCGGCGATAAAATGTCGGCCATTATTAACTACGAAGACCGTGCTACCTGTATCATATTTGGCGATGGCTGCGGTTGTGCCCTGCTTGAACCCAACACCGAAGGTTACGGAATTATTGATTCGGTACTAAAAAGTGATGGCGCAGGTTCGCAGTTATTATACCAAAAGGCGGGCGGATCTGTACACCCGGCATCACACCAAACCGTTGACGCTAAAGAACACTACGCCTACCAGGAAGGCCAGGCGGTATTTAAATTTGCCGTAACCAACATGGCCGATGTTGCTGCCGAAGTAATGGAGCGTAACAGCCTAACTGCCGATGATATTGCATGGCTGGTACCACACCAGGCCAATAAGCGCATAATTGATGCTACTGCAGCCCGTACCGGCGTAAGCGCCGATAAGGTAATTGTTAACATTGAGCGCTATGGCAATACAACTAATGGTACAATACCATTATGTTTGTGGGAATGGGAAAGTAAATTTAAAAAGGGAGATAATTTGCTGCTTGCTGCCTTTGGCGGCGGGTTTACATGGGGCTCTATTTATTTAAAATGGGCATATTAA
- the accB gene encoding acetyl-CoA carboxylase biotin carboxyl carrier protein: MDIKQIQDLIRFVSKSGVNEVSIEQENFKITIKTNEAPTYVNATIPAPQPAVAAPAPQAASLPAAAPAAPVTAVADTSNYITIKSPMIGTFYRSASPDKPLFVNVGDEISSGSVVCIIEAMKLFNEIESEVSGTIVKVLVDNASPVEYDQPLFLVEPK, encoded by the coding sequence ATGGATATTAAACAAATTCAGGATCTTATACGCTTTGTGTCCAAATCGGGCGTAAATGAAGTGTCGATCGAACAAGAAAATTTTAAGATCACAATAAAAACTAACGAGGCGCCAACCTATGTTAATGCTACAATACCGGCACCACAGCCAGCTGTAGCAGCGCCTGCGCCACAGGCAGCAAGTTTGCCGGCAGCGGCACCTGCAGCGCCCGTTACCGCTGTTGCCGATACCTCAAACTATATTACCATTAAGTCGCCAATGATTGGCACTTTTTACCGTTCAGCATCGCCGGATAAGCCATTGTTTGTTAACGTTGGCGACGAGATAAGCAGCGGAAGCGTAGTGTGTATCATCGAAGCGATGAAATTATTCAACGAGATAGAATCAGAAGTATCAGGTACTATTGTGAAGGTACTGGTAGACAATGCATCGCCGGTTGAATACGATCAGCCTTTATTTTTAGTAGAACCTAAGTAA
- the accC gene encoding acetyl-CoA carboxylase biotin carboxylase subunit, giving the protein MFKKILIANRGEIALRIIRTCKEMGIKTIAVYSTADRDSLHVRFADEAVCIGPPASRDSYLNIPNIISAAELTNADAIHPGYGFLSENAKFSAICAEYGIKFIGATADQINKMGDKASAKETMKKAGVPIVPGSEGLLSDIKSGIAIANKIGYPVILKATAGGGGRGMRIVWKDSEFENAWDSARAESGAAFGNDGLYLEKYVQDPRHIEIQVVGDQYGKVCHLSERDCSIQRRHQKLVEESPSPFMTDKLRKRMGEAAIKGAKAVKYEGAGTVEFLVDKDRNFYFMEMNTRIQVEHPVTEEVINFDLIKEQIKVAAGIPISGKNYEPTMHAIECRINAEDPANNFRPSPGKITNFHSPGGHGVRVDTHVYSGYVIPPNYDSMIAKVICMAQTRDEALATMERALSEFVIEGVKTTIPFHLKLLQDPNFRAGNFTTKFMETFEY; this is encoded by the coding sequence ATGTTTAAAAAAATATTAATAGCTAACCGTGGAGAAATTGCCCTGCGAATTATTCGCACCTGTAAAGAAATGGGCATTAAAACGATAGCTGTATACTCAACCGCCGATCGTGATAGTTTGCATGTACGTTTTGCCGATGAGGCTGTATGTATAGGCCCGCCTGCAAGCCGCGACTCTTACCTGAATATCCCCAATATAATTTCGGCTGCCGAATTAACCAACGCCGACGCGATACACCCCGGATACGGGTTCTTATCAGAAAATGCAAAGTTTAGCGCTATTTGTGCCGAATACGGTATAAAGTTTATAGGTGCAACGGCAGACCAGATCAATAAGATGGGTGATAAGGCTTCTGCAAAAGAAACCATGAAAAAGGCCGGTGTACCTATCGTTCCTGGTTCAGAGGGCTTGCTTTCTGATATAAAATCGGGCATAGCTATAGCAAATAAAATTGGCTACCCTGTTATACTTAAAGCTACCGCCGGTGGTGGTGGCCGTGGTATGCGTATTGTGTGGAAAGACAGCGAATTTGAAAACGCCTGGGATAGCGCACGTGCCGAATCGGGTGCTGCATTTGGTAACGATGGCCTTTACCTTGAAAAATACGTACAAGACCCACGCCATATTGAGATACAAGTTGTGGGCGACCAATACGGCAAAGTTTGCCACCTATCCGAGCGCGACTGCTCGATACAGCGCCGCCACCAAAAACTGGTAGAAGAATCACCCTCGCCGTTTATGACAGATAAGCTGCGAAAACGTATGGGCGAAGCAGCAATTAAAGGTGCAAAAGCTGTAAAATACGAAGGTGCCGGTACAGTAGAGTTTTTGGTTGACAAAGACCGCAACTTCTACTTTATGGAAATGAATACCCGTATACAGGTAGAACACCCGGTTACCGAAGAGGTAATTAACTTTGACCTGATAAAAGAACAAATAAAGGTAGCTGCTGGTATCCCCATCTCAGGTAAAAACTACGAGCCAACTATGCATGCCATAGAATGCCGTATCAATGCCGAAGACCCTGCAAACAACTTCCGCCCTTCGCCGGGTAAAATAACAAACTTCCATTCGCCGGGTGGCCATGGTGTGCGTGTAGATACGCACGTTTACAGCGGTTACGTTATCCCGCCAAACTACGATTCGATGATCGCCAAGGTGATCTGCATGGCACAAACGCGCGATGAGGCTTTAGCCACCATGGAGCGCGCCTTAAGCGAATTTGTTATTGAAGGTGTTAAAACAACTATTCCATTCCATTTAAAATTACTGCAGGACCCTAACTTTAGGGCGGGTAATTTTACCACCAAGTTTATGGAGACCTTTGAATACTAA
- a CDS encoding M28 family peptidase yields MKKLSLWITALAFASSACAQQNATAVKYAKLISAEDAKKHLSILASDEFEGRETGKPGADKAANYIAAEFKRLGLQAPVNGTYFFDVPLVENKLNVSAFTVNGQSFGNWKDFFLPGSFPDKNINATEVVYVGYGTEAELEGVDITGKIVLLINEDKPEAGKTTNTSYRATASRIAILKAIREKNPAIVLGANGELTNLLKRFGGGAGGASLSIKKEVAVNTQAPLFNVTTAVADALVKQTGKTYDELKAATATAKQTQVIKAATTITFNTEKKDVKAVDVVGFMPGSDAKLKNEVLVFSAHYDHIGLNTRPGATDKVNNGADDDGSGTTGILEIARAFSQAKKDGHGPRRSVLFLGNVGEEKGLLGSEYYTDHPIYPLANTIADLNIDMIGRVGEEYIGKPDSANYVYSIGSAMLSTDLNKIGENANNTYTKMKLDYKYDDPNDPNRFYYRSDHYNFAKHGVPIIFYFNGVHADYHQPGDEVSKINFPLLAKRAQLAFYTGWDLANRDTRPVVDVKTPAPTN; encoded by the coding sequence ATGAAAAAACTATCATTATGGATAACGGCATTGGCCTTTGCATCAAGCGCATGCGCGCAGCAAAACGCTACTGCTGTTAAGTATGCTAAATTAATAAGCGCCGAGGATGCTAAAAAACACCTGAGCATTTTGGCATCAGACGAGTTTGAAGGCCGCGAAACCGGTAAGCCGGGTGCCGATAAAGCAGCAAACTATATTGCTGCCGAATTTAAAAGATTAGGGCTGCAGGCACCTGTTAACGGCACCTACTTTTTTGATGTGCCGTTAGTTGAAAACAAACTAAACGTAAGCGCCTTTACCGTAAATGGCCAATCATTTGGCAACTGGAAAGACTTTTTCCTGCCGGGCTCGTTCCCTGACAAAAATATAAATGCAACCGAAGTTGTGTATGTAGGCTATGGCACCGAAGCTGAATTAGAAGGTGTAGATATTACCGGTAAAATAGTATTGCTGATAAATGAAGATAAGCCCGAAGCCGGTAAAACAACTAATACCAGCTACCGCGCAACAGCATCGCGCATTGCTATTTTAAAAGCCATCCGCGAGAAAAATCCGGCTATTGTATTGGGTGCTAATGGCGAACTAACCAACTTGCTAAAACGTTTTGGTGGCGGTGCCGGTGGTGCAAGCTTATCTATTAAAAAGGAGGTTGCTGTAAATACGCAAGCGCCGTTATTTAACGTAACTACAGCGGTTGCAGATGCCCTGGTTAAACAAACCGGCAAAACTTACGATGAATTAAAGGCAGCTACAGCTACGGCAAAACAAACCCAGGTTATTAAAGCTGCAACTACAATTACTTTTAATACTGAAAAGAAAGATGTTAAAGCGGTAGATGTTGTAGGCTTTATGCCCGGATCTGACGCTAAATTGAAAAACGAGGTGTTGGTATTCTCTGCACATTACGACCATATTGGTTTAAACACCCGCCCCGGCGCAACAGATAAGGTAAACAATGGTGCCGATGATGACGGATCGGGAACTACCGGTATATTGGAAATAGCCCGCGCATTTTCGCAAGCTAAAAAAGATGGCCATGGCCCGCGCCGCAGCGTGCTTTTTCTGGGTAATGTTGGCGAAGAAAAAGGCTTGTTAGGATCAGAGTATTATACCGATCATCCTATCTATCCTTTAGCTAACACCATTGCCGATTTAAATATTGACATGATAGGCCGTGTAGGCGAAGAGTATATTGGCAAGCCCGATTCTGCCAACTACGTGTACTCAATTGGTTCGGCAATGTTAAGTACCGACCTGAACAAGATCGGCGAAAACGCCAACAATACCTACACTAAAATGAAACTGGATTATAAGTACGATGACCCTAACGATCCAAATCGTTTTTACTATCGTTCAGATCATTACAACTTTGCAAAGCACGGTGTGCCGATTATATTCTATTTTAACGGCGTACATGCAGATTATCACCAACCAGGCGACGAGGTAAGTAAAATTAACTTCCCGTTACTGGCCAAGCGTGCGCAACTGGCATTTTACACTGGCTGGGATTTGGCAAACCGCGACACCCGCCCCGTTGTAGATGTTAAAACACCTGCACCAACTAATTAA